From the Winogradskyella forsetii genome, the window TGCCAAGATAAGTTCGCCTTCTTTTTCTTTTTGTTGGGCTTCCGATAGGTTTTTGACCCTTTTTAAATCAGGAATCACTTCAAATTCAAACTTAATATAGAAGCCAAGTCGTTTGGTATAATCTGCAATTAAGGTTTGTAGATTTTTATTGTCGGTTTTGCCTATGGCTATGAGTTTTATGTTCATTTTGCAAATTTACGATTTACGATTTACAATTTCAGATTTTTCCTAATTCCTAATTCCTAATCCCTAAATCGTAATTCCTTCCTAATTCGCAATTCTAAAATCGGAAATCGTTAATCTATTTCCTATTTTTACACTAAATAAGTATTCAAATGATTTCAAAATTACAATTCGATAAAGAAATAGAATTAATTATCTCTAACGCCATACGTGAAGATGTGGGCGATGGCGATCATAGTTCGTTGGCCTGCATACCTGCTTCAGCTCAAGGAAAAGCGAAGTTATTGGTAAAGGACAAAGGTATTATTGCGGGTGTAGAATTTGCAAAGCAAGTGTTCGCTTACGTAGATGAACATATGAAAGTCGAAACGTTGATAGAAGATGGTCAGAAAGTGAGCCATGGAGATATTGTTTTTTATGTTGAAGGTGCGTCGCAATCCATTCTTAAAGCCGAACGTTTAGTTTTAAACGCCATGCAACGTATGAGTGCAATCGCCACAAAAACCAGACAGTTTGTTGACTTATTGGAAGGTACAGGAACTAAAATTTTAGATACACGAAAAACAACGCCAGGTATTAGGGCTTTAGAGAAATGGGCTGTAAAAATTGGAGGTGGCGAAAACCACAGATTTGCGTTGTATGATATGATTATGTTAAAAGACAATCACATTGATTTTGCTGGTGGAGTCACTAAGGCGATTAATTTAACTAAGCAGTATTTAAAGGATACTAAAAGAGATTTGAAAATTATTGTCGAAGCCAGAAATATCGAAGAAATCAAGGAGATTTTGGGTTGTGGCGGTGTTTACAGAATCCTTATAGATAATTTTAATTACGAAGATACTCGTAAAGCGGTAAAACTCATTGGAGATCAATGTTTAACAGAATCCTCTGGCGGAATCAACGAAAATACGCTTAGAAAGTATGCCGAATGTGGTGTGGATTTTATTTCGTCCGGTGCATTAACGCATTCAGTTTACAATATGGATTTGAGTTTAAAAGCCGTTTGAATAGAGTGGGCGGAGTTCAGTCGCAGTAGGCAGTTTCCCTTTATCCTTCGGACATTTGTATTAAATAAAAGTAACCAGTATAAAGTGTAAAGTGTCACGATAGTTCTGGAAAAAACAATGGTTTTAGCTTAGTAAATTATTGCTCATATTAAAATCCAAAATTAAAGTTCTATCAAAAATCCAAAATCGTAAGTTGTAATTAACAATCCATAAATCTTAAATCGTAATTCAAAAATCGTATATTAAAAATCGTATATCGTAATCCATAAATCCTTTCATGTCAAAACTCATAGAAGATAAAATAGATAAAATTCCGGTGCTTAATTTAATCATGCGTTTTTTTAAACAGATTAAATTACCAGGATTTGAAGGTTTATCAATTTACGATTTGTTGGAGTTATACGGCATGGGAATCATTAAGGGAACCTTAGCCACAAGGGCAAGTGCGATAGCGTTTAGTTTTTTTACGGCTATTTTTCCTTTTCTGCTGTTTGTGATTATTGTAATTCCCCATATTCCTATTGATGGGTTTCAATTTGAATTTTTATCTTTTTTAAGATCCATTTTGCCACCACAGACTTCTGATTTTTTTATTGATAATATTTTTCAAGATATGAGCAGTAACAGTAGTGGAGGGATAATCTCATCAGTGTTTTTGCTTTCTATTTTCTTGATGGCAAATGGTGTCAATGCCGTTTTTTCAGGTTTTGAAACCTCGTATCACAAACAATTATATCGAAATGTGTTTAAACAATATGGTATTGCACTTGGCATAGCATTGATTTTAGCTTTTCTTCTATTGTTAACTGTTGCTGTGTTTGGCTATTTTCAGATTTATATTATTCAGCCGCTTTATGAAAGTTTAAGCGGAAATGCATTTGCAGAAGATGATAAAGGATTAGGTTGGATTATCTTTGCAAAGTATTTGTTCTTCGTCCTCATGGCTTATTTAGCAACGGCAACCTTATACTATTTTGGAACTAAAGAAGGTAAAAAGTCCAAGTTCTTTTCTGTTGGTGCTTTGTTAACTACCTTGCTCATTATACTAACCTCGTTTTTATTTGGTATTTATATCGAAAATTTTTCCCAATACAACGAGCTTTATGGATCTATTGGTGCCTTGTTGATTTTGTTGTTATATCTATGGTTGAATTCCAATATTCTCTTATTGGGTTACGAGCTTAACGCCTCACTTCAGTTTTTAAGAAAGCATCCAAGAGCACGAAAAGAAATTAAACAAAAAGATATTGAAGAGATTATTAAGTAAAATGCTTCAAAAACTCATCCTTTCGTCTTACTGAAATTGGCACTTTGCCATCATTGGACATCAATACATAACTCTGTTTTCCTCTATAATATTTTTTCACATGATCTATATTAATAAGGTGCGATTTATGCGTTTTAAAGAATGAATTTTCAGCCAATAAATCTTCGTAAAATTTTATCGGTTTAGAAACCATGGCTTTTCCTTTCTTAGTAAAGATGTGTGTATAACTAGTATCTGCCTCCAGATGAATGATGTCCTCAACTTTTAAGGTTTCAAAGCCCGTTAAAGACGGAATGGTAATCACTTTCTTTTGATTTGGTTTCAAATTTTTAAACAAATTCTGAAGTTGTTGCTCCATATTTTGTTTGGATAGGTTGTCTTTCAAACGTGAAACAGCAGCATCAAAATCGTCAGTATCTATGGGCTTTAATAAATAATCGATAGCACTAAATTTGAAAGCTTTTATGGCGAAATTATCAAAAGCGGTCGTGAAGATCACCTTAAAATTAATTGAACCGACTTCCTGTAAAAAGTCGAATCCTGTTTTATCATGAATCTTAATATCCAAAAACACTAATTCAGGCTGTAACTGTGGCACAAGGCGCAGCGCTTCATCTACATTGTCTATAACGGCAAGCACATTAAACGTATTTGGATGTCTTTCAATGAGACTCAAAATACGATCTGAACAGTGGGATTCGTCATCTATAATTATGGTTTTTATCATACTCATTTCCCGAGAAATCGGGAATCTTATTATTGAACTTAACTTTTTATTTTATCTGCGAAACTCAGCTATATCAGCGTCATCTCTGTTCTGTTATTATTTAATTGTATTTTAAAAAGCAAGTTGCATTGGTAGTGAAACGTCTATTCGTGTACCTTCGGTTTTATCTGTAATTTCAACATTTCCGTTGGTGTTTTTTAATTTATTGATAATCTCAATTCTACTCTTGGTTATCGCCATTCCCATCGATTTACTTTCGGGATGATTTTTACTGGAAATTGATTTTTTTCGACCAATACCATTATCGTCAACACTACAAATCAACATGTTTTTTTCTGCCTTAAAAGAAATTTTCACTAAACCGAGTTCTTCTTTTTGTGACAAACCGTGAATGATGCTATTTTCAATAAAAGGTTGAAGAATCATTGGTGGTACTAAAATATTTTCAGAATCTAAATCAGCTTCTATTTCAATAACATAATCGAATTTATGGTTGAAACGTTTGCGTTCAATATCCATATATGTTCTCAAAAGAGATATGTCCTCGCTTAATAAAATCTCTTTCTTTTCCGAGTTTTCTAAGGTGAGCCTCATCAATTTCGCAAATTTCCCTAAGTAATCACTAGCCGATTCTGTATCGTTTTTTAAAATATAATCGCCTATTGAATTCAAAGAATTAAAGATAAAATGCGGATTCATTTGTGAGCGTAAGGCTTTTAATTCCGTATCTGAAACCTTCGCATTAAACTCGGCTTCCTTGGATTTTGAAATGGCATCTTGCTTTCTTCGGTATAAAACAAAACTAAAAATGGAAGCAAGAATAAGTCCAGAACCTCCAATGATTGAAGCGTTTTTAATCGATTTCTGGCGTTCAATCTCTACTTGCGAAATGGCACGATCCTTATCTGCTTCATACTGAATTTCTTTTCTGGAGATGTCAAGCTTTCTATCCGCATTTATCAAACTATCCCTTAGAACAATATGCTTTTGATAGGTTGTCAAAGCGTTTTTATAATCTTGTTTTTTGGCATAAACGTTAGCTAAAGTTGCCAACGCACTATTCTCGGTTGAAAGATTATTTAAGGATTTACTCAGTTTTAAGCTGTTGGTTGCATAATATTCTGCTTTCTCAATATCATTATTTTGTAAATAAACTTCGGCGGCATTAGTATAAGCGGCTACACGTAAGCCTTCAATATTATACTTTTCTATTAAATCCAAGCTCGCATTGATGGTAGTTAAACCTTCATTTAAGAAACCAGCTCGAGCTTGTATTAAGCCTAAATTGGTTTTTATGTTTGCAATATATATATGGCGATTGTTTTGTTCAGCACCTACAAGAGCTTTTTGGTAATAATACATCGAAGAATCAAGTTTCTTTTGTTCCCCATAGACGTTACCAATGTAAAACAAGGTGTTGTATTTACTTTTGTTCTCAGGGTTATTCAATAAAGTTTTAAAGCTTTTCAAGGCTTTATCGTATTCTTGCTGCTCTAAATTGATAAGCCCAATATTTGTAAGTACGGCGACTACATATTTTTGAAATTTTGGTTCATTTTCAAAAACGTCATAACTCTTTTGGTAATATTCTAGACCTTGTAAAGGATCAGATAAAAAGTAATGCTGAATGATTCCTAAATTATTATAAGATATTCCAATGCCTTTTGGGTAATTAAGCTGACTCGAAATGTTTAATGTTTTATTATTGTACGACGTCCAAGTTGTATCAGTAGGTGTTAAGAACATTTTTCTGGCAACATACTTAATTCTTAAGTTCACGTAAGCTGTATCCTTGCTTTTATAATTTTTTATGACATTTTCTAACGAATCGATCATCGCGTTTTGAGAAAAACAATAGATGGTAATCATTAGAAAGAAAGTGGTGAGAAACATTTTCATTATGAATATGAATTTCTGAATATGAATTAATAGCTGGTTAAAAATAGTAATTAAATGTCAAAAACGGGCTACAACTATAACGTTAATATATTCAAAACCAACGATAATAAGTTGGCTGTGGCTTTTCGCTAAAATATGTTGTTGCTTTATCTAAAATTAATCGCAAAGGTTAATTGTAATTATAGCCGAAAGCCTTATGGAGTTTCACAATAAAATTTACCGTCATACAATTTTAGCCATTTTTATACTAGTTCTATTTTCTACAGGCAGTTGGTCTCAAGAAAAAAGAATTAAACCACCAAAACGAAAATCAAAAATTACAAGCGTAGATAACTTTGTAAAGCATTCATTTGAGTTGTATCACAAGGTTTTTGTTTACGATAGTTTATCTAGGGCAGGAGTTGAAGTGCCAGCTGAAATAGAAGATGAGTTGATGGAACGTGCAGAAAGAGATGTGGATAGCCTTTGGCAAGAAATGCCAGATATTGCAGATGACATCAGCGATGCACCTTTGATGAGACAGGCTAAAGCTACACTCAATCTGAATAAGTCTAAACAAGCTTTAAAATTCTGTATGCTTTCGGTAAAGGCCTATTTCGTAGGCACCGAGGAAAACGATGAATAACTTCAATGATTTTAAATTTAAACAGATGAAACATACGATTACTGTTTTAATGACGCTATCCATTTTCTTAATTGTAAATGCGCAATCTTATAAAAGTGAATTTAGAGCAGAGATATGCACTTGTTTAGAGGAAGAAAGTCTGAAACGAACACTTACGGATAATGCGTTTAAAGCTTGTTTACGAGAAACATTGCCTAAATACGCCACGCAGATTGATGCGCAAATTGTAGAAGAAGATATTGACAAAAAATTCTACAAAGGGCAATTGGCGCGCAAAGACTTATTGGTTGCCATGCAGTCTGAGCTCATTTACAGTTGTGATGTTTACTACGACCATATCTATTTTATTCGCAACAGTAAAAAACTTATTGCAAGAGAGAATGCTAAAGAAAGTGATTTAGAAAAGTACGATCAAATGGTGGCTTTAAGACCCAATGCTATGGCTTATTTTATGCGCGCTAAAGTTCAGTTCAACTTAGGAAATATTAAAGAAACCGAAGCAGACATTAATAAAAGTCTAGAGTTAAATACCAATAAGGACAATGTGAAATCAACTAGACATGAATTGCTATTGTTGGCTTGGGTTTACGAGGAGCAAGAACGCTATGCTGAAGCCATTGCACTCTATGATAAAATTTATTTTGGGGATTTAGATACGCAAGTTGCACAATTACGAGCACTTGCGGATAGAAAAAATGGCGGTACAATCGCCAATATCGCAAAAACAGGCGTAATTGAAGCTGAAAAAGAAATTGAAACTTCAACAAGGCGAAGGGAAAGACGAGGAAATGCATCTTCAAA encodes:
- a CDS encoding LytR/AlgR family response regulator transcription factor, which translates into the protein MSMIKTIIIDDESHCSDRILSLIERHPNTFNVLAVIDNVDEALRLVPQLQPELVFLDIKIHDKTGFDFLQEVGSINFKVIFTTAFDNFAIKAFKFSAIDYLLKPIDTDDFDAAVSRLKDNLSKQNMEQQLQNLFKNLKPNQKKVITIPSLTGFETLKVEDIIHLEADTSYTHIFTKKGKAMVSKPIKFYEDLLAENSFFKTHKSHLINIDHVKKYYRGKQSYVLMSNDGKVPISVRRKDEFLKHFT
- the nadC gene encoding carboxylating nicotinate-nucleotide diphosphorylase, with the protein product MISKLQFDKEIELIISNAIREDVGDGDHSSLACIPASAQGKAKLLVKDKGIIAGVEFAKQVFAYVDEHMKVETLIEDGQKVSHGDIVFYVEGASQSILKAERLVLNAMQRMSAIATKTRQFVDLLEGTGTKILDTRKTTPGIRALEKWAVKIGGGENHRFALYDMIMLKDNHIDFAGGVTKAINLTKQYLKDTKRDLKIIVEARNIEEIKEILGCGGVYRILIDNFNYEDTRKAVKLIGDQCLTESSGGINENTLRKYAECGVDFISSGALTHSVYNMDLSLKAV
- a CDS encoding tetratricopeptide repeat protein; the encoded protein is MKHTITVLMTLSIFLIVNAQSYKSEFRAEICTCLEEESLKRTLTDNAFKACLRETLPKYATQIDAQIVEEDIDKKFYKGQLARKDLLVAMQSELIYSCDVYYDHIYFIRNSKKLIARENAKESDLEKYDQMVALRPNAMAYFMRAKVQFNLGNIKETEADINKSLELNTNKDNVKSTRHELLLLAWVYEEQERYAEAIALYDKIYFGDLDTQVAQLRALADRKNGGTIANIAKTGVIEAEKEIETSTRRRERRGNASSKEIENKTLELNRSKTGQPQVEEKTDSSTLRKLFKMGNG
- a CDS encoding YihY/virulence factor BrkB family protein; translation: MSKLIEDKIDKIPVLNLIMRFFKQIKLPGFEGLSIYDLLELYGMGIIKGTLATRASAIAFSFFTAIFPFLLFVIIVIPHIPIDGFQFEFLSFLRSILPPQTSDFFIDNIFQDMSSNSSGGIISSVFLLSIFLMANGVNAVFSGFETSYHKQLYRNVFKQYGIALGIALILAFLLLLTVAVFGYFQIYIIQPLYESLSGNAFAEDDKGLGWIIFAKYLFFVLMAYLATATLYYFGTKEGKKSKFFSVGALLTTLLIILTSFLFGIYIENFSQYNELYGSIGALLILLLYLWLNSNILLLGYELNASLQFLRKHPRARKEIKQKDIEEIIK
- a CDS encoding tetratricopeptide repeat-containing sensor histidine kinase, whose translation is MIDSLENVIKNYKSKDTAYVNLRIKYVARKMFLTPTDTTWTSYNNKTLNISSQLNYPKGIGISYNNLGIIQHYFLSDPLQGLEYYQKSYDVFENEPKFQKYVVAVLTNIGLINLEQQEYDKALKSFKTLLNNPENKSKYNTLFYIGNVYGEQKKLDSSMYYYQKALVGAEQNNRHIYIANIKTNLGLIQARAGFLNEGLTTINASLDLIEKYNIEGLRVAAYTNAAEVYLQNNDIEKAEYYATNSLKLSKSLNNLSTENSALATLANVYAKKQDYKNALTTYQKHIVLRDSLINADRKLDISRKEIQYEADKDRAISQVEIERQKSIKNASIIGGSGLILASIFSFVLYRRKQDAISKSKEAEFNAKVSDTELKALRSQMNPHFIFNSLNSIGDYILKNDTESASDYLGKFAKLMRLTLENSEKKEILLSEDISLLRTYMDIERKRFNHKFDYVIEIEADLDSENILVPPMILQPFIENSIIHGLSQKEELGLVKISFKAEKNMLICSVDDNGIGRKKSISSKNHPESKSMGMAITKSRIEIINKLKNTNGNVEITDKTEGTRIDVSLPMQLAF